The Miscanthus floridulus cultivar M001 chromosome 6, ASM1932011v1, whole genome shotgun sequence genomic interval cgtgagagaggaagaagatgcggGAGACATAATTATCAAACTCGCGACCGTTGTCACATTGGACAGATTTGATGGGGCACCCAAATTGAGTACGAACATACGCGAAGAAACTAGAAAGAGCGGAAAAGGTGTCAGACTTAAGGCGAAGTGGAAAGGTCCATAGAAAATGAGAAAATTCATCAAGGATAACTAAATAATATTTGAATCCAGATACACTAAGAACAGGCGATGTCCATAAATCACAATGTATCAGATCAAATGGTTTGGAAGCCCTCGACGAAGAACTAGTAAACGGAAGACGCACATGACGTCCTAGCTGACAAGCATGGCATAAATGGTCGTCAGCAGGCTGACTGCAGGCGATCAAAGAAGAGTGAGTGAGGCGTTGAAGAGCTTCCTTGCCGGGGTGACCAAGACGGTGGTGCCAGATGGACGATGAAGGAGTGGCAACAAGAGTGCAGGGAGCAGAAGGCGTCGATGGTAGCTGCAAGGTGTAGAGGGGCCCCGAGCTGTTACATCGAAGGAGGATGTGTTCCTGGTACGAAGATCCTTCACAGAAATGCCAGAAGGGTCAAACTCAATAGAAACATGATGACCAGTAGTGAATTGGCGAACTGATAAAAGGTTTTTAATAATGCCAGGAGCAAGAAGAACATTGTTAAGGCAAAAAGGACCGGGAATGATCGAGTAGCCAGTGCCAACAATAGGGAGAGTGGCACCATTACCCACCACGATGGAGGAGGGAAAGGGGGAAGAGGATGTGTGGGTAACAATACCAGGGTTGGAGGCGATGTGGGAGGAGGCGCCGGAGTCGAAAACCCAGTCCGTGCTGTTCGGCGGAGTGGGTGGAGTGAGCGAGACGGTGCTGAAAGCCTGGGCGAGGGAATGAGGATCCCAGGGAGACCACGCTGGAGGTGGCGCATGAGGAGTAGGTAGCAGCGCCGGTGAGTAGAGGCCCGGCCCTGGTGGAGGTGCCAGGTAGGGCTGCACCATGTTGAGCTCGGCGAGACAAAGATCAGTGCGGACGTACGCAAACGGAGGGAACGGCTTCTGCCGAGTGATGAGTTGAGCCATGAACTGGAACCGCTCAATGAGGCCCTGCAGGACGTTCAGCACCAGTGTGCGGTCATTGAGGGGTTCACCAAGATCAGCGAGGGCGTCAGCCATGCCCTTCATCttgcggcagtagtcatcaatggAGAGATCGCCTTGAGAGAGGTTGCGGAATTCAACATCAAGGAGCAAAGCCCGAGACTCACGGTTCCCCAGGAATTGCTGCTCAACCCCGAGCCAAGCCACCTGAGCAGTGACACCATCGTGCtcgtggatgatgtcgaggaggtCGGTGGAGATGCTGTTGAAGATCTAGGAGACGACCACACAGTCCATGCGGTACCAGACCGGATCGGTGGGGCGGGAATCGTCGCTGAGGACATGGTCCTTTAGGGAGTACCGACCAAGAGCAAGGAGAAGGTAGCCGCGCCACTTGGAGTAGTGGGGGGACTTGAGGTCGAGGACGATGGGGACCAGATACTTGATGTTCTGGACGGCGTAGGCCTGGCTGTGCAGGTGCGCAATAGCAGCAGCCTCAGAGGAGACAGAGTGCTCGTCGTCGTCGTGGGCTTCATCATCGTGGATGGCCTCCAGACGAAGTCGCTCTCGGATGGCAGCCGCTTGCGCCTCCAGGGCATCGGCCTATGCGCGCTCCTTGGACAGGGCGTCGGCAGCAGCACGGACGTGctcctgggcggcggcggcggacttgAGAAGGTCCGCCTCCTTCTGGAGCTGGACGGCGCGCTCGGTGTTGGCCGCTCGAGTGGCGGTGGCTTCTTCCTCGAGCCGCAGGGTGGCCGCGGTGGCATCGTCGCGCAGTAGGGCCGCGTTGGCGGCAGTAGCAGCGGCTGCGGCAGCCGAGGCGCCGGTGCTGGAATCGCTAGTGAGAGGAGGCGGTGCGGCGGCTGAAGCAGCCATGGGCGCGAGCGGAAGCAGAGGAGAGGAAGGGGCGGAAGCAGCGTGCGGAAGCAGAGGAGAGGA includes:
- the LOC136460544 gene encoding uncharacterized protein — protein: MAASAAAPPPLTSDSSTGASAAAAAATAANAALLRDDATAATLRLEEEATATRAANTERAVQLQKEADLLKSAAAAQEHVRAAADALQAYAVQNIKYLVPIVLDLKSPHYSKWRGYLLLALGRYSLKDHVLSDDSRPTDPVCISTDLLDIIHEHDGVTAQVAWLGVEQQFLGNRESRALLLDVEFRNLSQGDLSIDDYCRKMKGMADALADLGEPLNDRTLVLNVLQGLIERFQFMAQLITRQKPFPPFAYVRTDLCLAELNMVQPYLAPPPGPGLYSPALLPTPHAPPPAWSPWDPHSLAQAFSTVSLTPPTPPNSTDWVFDSGASSHIASNPGIVTHTSSSPFPSSIVVGNGATLPIVGTGYSIIPGPFCLNNVLLAPGIIKNLLSVRQFTTGHHVSIEFDPSGISVKDLRTRNTSSFDVTARGPSTPCSYHRRLLLPALLLPLLHRPSGTTVLVTPARKLFNASLTLL